Proteins co-encoded in one Dethiosulfovibrio salsuginis genomic window:
- a CDS encoding S9 family peptidase yields MKATLAIAIASTAVIMLASPLFAEVKPPKLPLEDFFRLPTKTAYRISPNGTHYAFLQPWNDRLNIHVAKIGEEAKRITSSTERDIRAYAWVNDDALVYLQDKGGDENYHVYVLMKDGSDVKDLTPFEGVRAGILDDLEDDDDHILVEMNRRNPQIFDVYKVNIHTGEMEMVAENPGTIGGWMTDHDGNIRIAYAMEGLKRTILYRDNQDDEFHPIFSTDFTDSVIPVGFSGDNRDLYVLSNLDRNTKALYLFDPQEKAFGEMLYDRDDVDLSGIMWSRERKKLLGATYYTEKNQRHFFDDRTKELFSRLESRFPGYSVGISSMSRDERKMIVSVASDRMPGKLYYHDLDQPEEFRLVADLYPWIDESYMAEMKPISYVTDDGLTIHGYLTLPVGVPAKDLPVVVNPHGGPEVRDTWGYSPEVQFLANRGVAVLQVNYRISTGYGKDFWMAGFKQWGRKHQDDITDGVKWLIEQGIGDPDRIAIYGASYGGYATLMGLIRTPDLYACGIDYVGVANLFTLLESIPPYWELARQKMYETIGHPERDAELFKEISPVFHADKIVAPLFIAQGANDPRVKKAESDQMVEAMRARGIEVQYMVKDDEGHGFRNQENRFDFYRAMESFLTEHLKLKN; encoded by the coding sequence TTGAAAGCCACTCTTGCCATTGCCATCGCATCGACGGCGGTAATAATGTTAGCGTCTCCACTATTCGCCGAGGTAAAACCCCCTAAATTGCCTCTGGAGGACTTCTTTCGACTGCCCACGAAGACCGCCTACAGGATTTCGCCGAACGGAACTCACTACGCCTTTCTCCAACCCTGGAACGATCGGCTCAACATCCACGTCGCAAAGATAGGGGAGGAGGCCAAGAGGATAACCTCCTCCACCGAGAGGGACATTCGGGCCTACGCCTGGGTAAACGACGACGCACTTGTCTACCTTCAGGATAAAGGGGGAGACGAGAACTATCACGTCTACGTCCTGATGAAAGACGGATCGGACGTTAAAGACCTCACCCCTTTCGAGGGAGTAAGGGCGGGTATCCTCGACGACCTTGAGGACGACGACGATCACATCCTGGTCGAGATGAACCGCCGCAACCCCCAGATTTTCGACGTCTACAAGGTAAACATACACACCGGAGAGATGGAGATGGTGGCGGAAAACCCCGGAACCATCGGTGGCTGGATGACCGACCACGACGGCAATATAAGGATAGCCTACGCCATGGAGGGGCTAAAGAGAACCATCCTTTACCGGGATAACCAGGACGACGAGTTTCACCCCATCTTCTCCACCGACTTCACCGACTCGGTTATACCGGTGGGTTTCAGCGGAGACAACCGAGATCTCTACGTTCTGTCCAACCTGGACAGAAACACCAAAGCGCTCTACCTTTTCGATCCCCAGGAAAAGGCCTTCGGAGAGATGCTCTACGACAGAGACGACGTGGACCTCTCGGGGATAATGTGGTCCAGGGAGAGAAAGAAACTACTAGGAGCCACCTACTACACCGAGAAAAATCAACGTCACTTCTTCGACGACCGGACGAAAGAGCTGTTCTCCAGACTGGAATCCCGCTTCCCGGGCTATTCGGTGGGCATTTCCAGCATGAGCAGAGACGAGAGAAAGATGATCGTCTCCGTCGCCAGCGACAGGATGCCCGGCAAACTCTACTATCACGACCTAGACCAGCCGGAGGAGTTCAGGCTGGTGGCGGACCTCTACCCCTGGATCGACGAAAGTTACATGGCCGAGATGAAGCCCATAAGCTACGTCACCGACGACGGCCTGACCATCCACGGATACCTGACACTACCGGTGGGAGTCCCGGCAAAGGATCTGCCGGTAGTGGTGAACCCCCACGGAGGGCCGGAGGTTCGGGACACCTGGGGCTACAGCCCGGAGGTCCAGTTTTTAGCCAACCGAGGGGTGGCGGTGCTTCAGGTCAACTACCGCATCTCCACAGGCTACGGCAAAGACTTCTGGATGGCGGGCTTCAAACAGTGGGGCAGAAAACATCAGGACGACATAACCGACGGAGTAAAGTGGCTCATAGAACAGGGCATAGGAGACCCAGACAGGATAGCCATCTACGGGGCATCCTACGGTGGCTACGCTACGTTGATGGGGCTGATACGGACACCGGATCTCTACGCCTGCGGCATAGATTACGTCGGAGTGGCAAACCTGTTCACCTTGCTTGAGTCGATCCCTCCCTACTGGGAGCTGGCAAGACAGAAGATGTACGAGACCATCGGCCACCCCGAGAGGGACGCAGAGCTGTTTAAGGAGATATCGCCGGTGTTTCACGCCGACAAGATAGTCGCCCCCCTTTTCATAGCCCAGGGAGCCAACGATCCCAGGGTCAAAAAAGCGGAGTCGGACCAGATGGTGGAGGCCATGAGGGCCAGAGGGATCGAGGTCCAGTACATGGTCAAAGACGACGAGGGACACGGATTCCGCAATCAGGAAAATCGGTTCGATTTCTACCGAGCCATGGAAAGTTTCCTGACGGAACACCTAAAGCTGAAAAACTGA
- a CDS encoding YeeE/YedE thiosulfate transporter family protein, translating to MYSFEKGQRALNPYLAGAITGVLSVVSVFLTGKFFGASTTFARMGAAVYGVVAPERALTLEYFAKYSFKADWQFLFLVGIFLGALLSSTMNGTFFIDGVPELWREKFGARQWPRLVVAFLGGILAAFGARMADGCPSGHGLSGLMQLSVSGVVSLVAFFVGGVVMARIIYGRS from the coding sequence ATGTATTCTTTTGAAAAAGGCCAAAGGGCACTTAACCCCTACTTGGCAGGGGCGATTACAGGGGTGCTTTCGGTTGTTTCGGTGTTTTTGACGGGAAAGTTTTTTGGGGCTTCCACGACCTTCGCCAGGATGGGGGCGGCGGTTTACGGGGTTGTCGCCCCGGAGCGCGCTCTGACACTGGAGTATTTCGCGAAATATTCCTTTAAAGCGGACTGGCAGTTTCTTTTTCTCGTCGGCATTTTCCTAGGTGCCCTTCTGTCGTCCACGATGAACGGGACCTTCTTTATCGACGGTGTCCCCGAGCTTTGGAGGGAAAAGTTCGGTGCGAGACAGTGGCCTCGTCTGGTGGTCGCCTTTCTTGGCGGTATACTGGCCGCCTTTGGGGCGAGAATGGCCGACGGATGTCCCTCGGGCCACGGCCTCAGCGGCCTGATGCAGCTTTCGGTCAGTGGGGTAGTCTCTTTGGTCGCCTTCTTTGTCGGAGGCGTAGTTATGGCCAGGATAATATACGGAAGGAGCTGA
- a CDS encoding DUF6691 family protein, with product MFESIMALATGLIFGFLMQRSEVLRYDRQLGALLMEDMTIVKFMMSAVCTGMVGIQLLSQMGLISLSIKSTVLGTNLVGGVIFGLGWAMLGYCPGTAVGALGEGRVDALAGIAGMVVGAILFAELYPFTKLSIFSWGDLGKITLPSYTDTSPWLWVAGFLALAGGLSVIFDRNDL from the coding sequence ATGTTTGAGTCGATTATGGCCCTGGCGACGGGGCTGATCTTCGGTTTTCTGATGCAGAGATCGGAGGTCCTTAGGTACGACCGTCAGCTAGGCGCCCTTCTGATGGAGGATATGACCATAGTAAAGTTCATGATGTCCGCGGTCTGTACCGGCATGGTGGGGATACAGCTTCTGAGCCAGATGGGGCTTATCTCTTTATCGATAAAGTCGACGGTCCTTGGGACTAACCTGGTCGGCGGCGTGATTTTCGGCCTAGGTTGGGCCATGCTGGGATACTGTCCAGGGACGGCGGTAGGGGCCCTGGGAGAGGGAAGGGTGGACGCTTTAGCGGGAATAGCCGGTATGGTGGTCGGAGCTATTCTGTTCGCCGAGCTTTACCCCTTTACCAAACTATCGATCTTTTCCTGGGGGGACCTGGGAAAGATAACCTTGCCCTCCTACACCGATACCAGCCCCTGGCTGTGGGTGGCGGGCTTTCTCGCCTTAGCTGGAGGTCTGTCGGTCATATTCGACAGAAACGACCTATGA
- a CDS encoding coiled-coil domain-containing protein, which translates to MSKNKRNSLDEEKKNIQTGKVQEGGAPKDMSSGAFQEDVWDADSAQSCTKEKKCATPEDESPLASITNWFNGLQLFNQDGDKKDKGPKTGNSGSNGGSDGGEGNKFVEDMKEELTKNWRKYAIVGLVLLILFNVVWTLMDSRIGSVADEGAKQAAAVQELKKELEAVKATLADKVTAMDEAIKGAGVAIEGIQGSLTTFEEDLKAFDEKASDDRMVIARHDEYIRQTVADRKAELRKYARDLRVYESLLGEGGAISLPSVPMVAAAAVMEEAVGPVKSTLQLTQDSLSITRDTLAITRDSLEKTRADLLKKEKDNAALTADLESSRRDLLALETKVAELERKYKDQSLDLSQTKADLAVSEKEASDLKLEISKTQGSLREEIEKAKEALNAKGAEIESVQATLAERDEQVKALEAKVAELEASLNEKSEALSSVTEELNAVKEDSTAKAKDLSEKSGLFETVQKELEELKASSESMKADFEKSMEEKEAALTEAKAKVEELVEKLKNFEGLSEKNVEEVEALKQALEMKQAELNEAIASIRAHEERQKALEDKLMILENQAPAAPAEAKPAS; encoded by the coding sequence GTGAGTAAAAACAAACGCAATAGTCTCGACGAGGAAAAGAAGAACATTCAGACCGGGAAGGTCCAGGAGGGCGGTGCCCCTAAGGACATGTCCAGCGGTGCATTTCAGGAGGACGTGTGGGATGCCGATTCAGCCCAGTCCTGCACCAAGGAGAAGAAGTGCGCCACCCCGGAGGACGAGTCCCCATTGGCTTCCATCACCAACTGGTTCAACGGCCTTCAGCTATTTAACCAAGACGGAGATAAGAAGGACAAAGGCCCCAAGACGGGTAACTCCGGATCTAACGGTGGTTCTGACGGCGGAGAGGGCAACAAGTTCGTGGAGGACATGAAGGAAGAGCTGACCAAAAACTGGAGAAAGTACGCCATAGTCGGTCTCGTGCTTCTGATCCTTTTCAACGTCGTCTGGACCTTAATGGACAGCCGTATAGGCTCGGTTGCCGATGAGGGAGCCAAACAGGCCGCTGCGGTACAGGAGCTCAAGAAAGAGCTTGAGGCCGTTAAAGCCACCCTTGCGGACAAAGTTACCGCTATGGACGAGGCCATCAAAGGAGCCGGTGTCGCCATAGAGGGTATCCAGGGATCTCTTACGACCTTTGAGGAAGACCTCAAGGCCTTCGACGAGAAAGCCAGCGACGACCGTATGGTCATAGCCAGGCACGACGAGTACATCCGTCAGACCGTGGCGGATCGTAAGGCGGAGCTCAGGAAATACGCCAGAGATCTCAGGGTCTACGAGAGCCTGCTCGGCGAAGGTGGGGCTATTTCACTTCCCTCCGTACCTATGGTCGCAGCGGCTGCGGTTATGGAAGAGGCCGTCGGTCCCGTCAAGAGCACCCTTCAGCTCACCCAGGATAGCCTGAGCATCACCAGGGATACCCTGGCTATCACCAGGGATTCCCTCGAGAAGACCAGGGCTGACCTGCTGAAGAAGGAGAAGGATAACGCCGCTCTTACCGCCGACCTTGAGAGCTCCAGAAGAGACCTTCTCGCCCTTGAGACCAAGGTCGCCGAGCTTGAGAGAAAGTACAAAGACCAGTCTCTCGACCTCTCCCAGACCAAAGCGGACCTTGCGGTAAGCGAGAAAGAGGCCTCCGACCTTAAGCTGGAGATCTCCAAGACCCAGGGTTCCCTCAGGGAAGAGATAGAGAAGGCCAAAGAGGCCCTCAACGCTAAAGGCGCTGAGATCGAGTCCGTCCAGGCGACCCTTGCCGAAAGAGACGAGCAGGTCAAGGCCCTTGAGGCTAAAGTGGCAGAGCTTGAGGCCTCACTCAACGAAAAGTCCGAGGCCCTTTCCTCTGTGACCGAGGAGCTCAATGCCGTCAAGGAAGATTCTACCGCCAAGGCGAAGGATCTCTCCGAGAAATCCGGCCTTTTCGAGACCGTCCAGAAAGAGCTTGAGGAGCTTAAAGCCTCCTCCGAGTCCATGAAGGCGGACTTCGAGAAGTCCATGGAGGAGAAAGAAGCAGCCCTCACCGAGGCGAAAGCCAAGGTAGAGGAGCTTGTAGAGAAGCTCAAGAACTTCGAGGGTCTCTCGGAGAAAAACGTAGAAGAGGTCGAGGCTCTGAAGCAGGCTCTCGAGATGAAGCAGGCCGAGCTCAACGAGGCTATCGCCAGCATCAGAGCTCACGAGGAGCGTCAGAAAGCCCTTGAGGACAAGCTCATGATCCTCGAGAACCAGGCTCCTGCTGCCCCTGCGGAGGCGAAGCCCGCAAGCTAG
- the nagZ gene encoding beta-N-acetylhexosaminidase, protein MIVVRLLVLVLLLPLFWGEVAWSMTVRAKAGQVLALAFRGPVLDGPTLDRLKSIQPGGVILYRWNVENPSQVKELISDLRKRCPLDEPIMVALDQEGGLVARIRTDDSDFPGLMALGATGDISLARRQGYVIGTQMKSLGVDVDYAPVVDVNSNPYNPVIGVRSFGDNVDLVSSMGVAMIEGFMESGLGCSAKHFPGHGDVDMDSHLDLPVLDRSLDSLRALELVPFKAAIEAGVPAIMTAHVVVPELTGDLPATLSPAMVSLLREEMGFDGVILSDSMGMKAISDRWGVPEATVMALKAGVDMILLGADPAFPPERHGEVHDRIVQAVASGELDEAVLDRAIDRIVKWKNSIGLYGESGRPLWIDGSDLMREIAVNSVTLIKSDGSLPIGDSSVLLLWPEVSIAKGEILASFLRESGVKVSLQPFDENGHEDLVEKGASFDRVLVGTYDILKYRSAVPLLASLGDKVVLLSMKTPYDVVAYPDAGTVIACYGDRPETLRALSSGLTKGEFFGKLPVEIPGLFPFGSKLDGF, encoded by the coding sequence ATGATCGTGGTCAGACTTCTCGTCCTGGTCCTACTCCTGCCCCTTTTCTGGGGCGAGGTGGCCTGGTCTATGACGGTCCGGGCAAAGGCGGGACAGGTGCTGGCACTGGCTTTCAGAGGTCCTGTTCTTGACGGTCCTACCCTCGATCGTCTTAAGTCAATACAGCCAGGAGGGGTTATCCTCTATAGGTGGAACGTCGAAAACCCCTCTCAGGTCAAAGAGCTTATCTCCGATCTTAGAAAGAGATGCCCTCTGGACGAGCCGATAATGGTGGCTCTCGACCAGGAAGGAGGGTTGGTCGCCAGGATAAGGACCGATGATTCCGATTTTCCCGGCCTCATGGCCTTAGGAGCTACCGGGGATATATCCCTCGCCAGACGTCAGGGCTACGTCATAGGCACCCAGATGAAAAGCCTCGGTGTCGACGTCGATTATGCCCCGGTGGTGGACGTAAACAGCAACCCCTACAATCCGGTCATAGGGGTCCGTTCCTTCGGGGATAATGTCGATCTGGTGTCGTCTATGGGCGTCGCCATGATAGAGGGTTTTATGGAGTCCGGTCTGGGCTGTTCCGCTAAACACTTCCCGGGCCACGGCGACGTGGACATGGACTCACACCTTGACCTCCCCGTTCTGGACAGATCGCTGGACTCTCTGAGGGCTCTTGAACTCGTTCCCTTCAAGGCGGCTATTGAAGCGGGGGTTCCCGCTATTATGACCGCTCACGTGGTGGTCCCTGAGCTGACAGGTGATCTTCCTGCCACACTATCCCCTGCTATGGTGTCACTGTTGCGGGAGGAGATGGGGTTTGACGGGGTGATCCTCTCCGACTCGATGGGGATGAAGGCTATCTCCGATCGGTGGGGTGTCCCTGAGGCGACGGTTATGGCTCTCAAAGCAGGGGTGGACATGATACTCCTCGGTGCCGATCCCGCCTTTCCGCCGGAGAGACACGGAGAGGTCCACGATCGTATCGTTCAGGCTGTGGCCTCCGGCGAGCTCGATGAGGCGGTGCTGGATAGGGCCATAGACCGTATCGTGAAGTGGAAAAACTCCATAGGGCTTTACGGTGAAAGTGGACGTCCCCTGTGGATAGACGGCTCGGACCTGATGAGGGAGATCGCCGTTAATAGCGTCACCTTGATAAAAAGCGATGGCTCCCTGCCTATCGGCGATAGCTCGGTGTTGCTTCTTTGGCCTGAGGTCTCAATCGCCAAAGGGGAGATCCTGGCGAGTTTCCTCAGAGAATCTGGTGTAAAGGTCTCGCTGCAACCTTTTGACGAAAACGGTCATGAAGACCTTGTGGAGAAAGGGGCTTCTTTCGATAGGGTTTTAGTCGGGACTTACGACATCCTGAAGTACCGTTCGGCGGTGCCTCTTTTGGCCTCTTTAGGGGATAAAGTGGTCCTCCTCTCCATGAAAACCCCCTACGATGTAGTGGCCTATCCCGACGCTGGAACGGTTATCGCCTGTTACGGCGATCGGCCTGAGACCTTGAGGGCACTGTCCAGTGGCCTTACAAAAGGCGAGTTTTTCGGTAAGTTGCCGGTGGAGATACCCGGTCTTTTCCCTTTCGGATCGAAACTGGACGGTTTTTGA
- a CDS encoding DUF6444 domain-containing protein, with protein MFQKPTYEELFEDTQMLKAIIKTLSETLERLEARMAELEAILKQNSQTSSKPPSSDGYKKPKPTSSRKKSDKSKGAQKGHKGSGLQLPHEPDKIVEHL; from the coding sequence ATGTTTCAGAAGCCCACCTATGAAGAGCTCTTCGAGGACACCCAGATGCTCAAGGCGATAATTAAGACCCTAAGCGAGACTCTTGAGAGACTGGAAGCCCGTATGGCAGAACTCGAAGCCATCCTGAAACAAAACAGCCAGACCAGCTCTAAGCCTCCTTCCAGCGACGGCTATAAAAAGCCCAAGCCGACCAGCTCCCGGAAGAAAAGCGACAAGAGTAAAGGGGCTCAGAAGGGCCATAAAGGAAGTGGCCTTCAGCTTCCCCATGAACCGGATAAAATCGTAGAGCATCT
- a CDS encoding type 1 periplasmic-binding domain-containing protein has product MIKRAIFAALAVLTVVVVAIIAFRVPTVTVGVAINDRAALSASEGAMLSVIQSYVTWYNDQKRPLRLKLEIATYRDDPNEALEFLASKGVAAVVGFPLSLEAAFAVPVAERLRIPVLSPAASSSTFSGKEDWFFRVVEDSQGEGVQIGRFLSAIGASKVAVYRSPYNDAYVNQLVNDMEENSSVRVGGISSYPGGANDLSGDAILVVAEPSRTYWIIQDILLHWPPVPVVLARWSQGSDFKTLLAVPGGYFFFSSTYDPSEIPDDPFTTFLVAERDLDLGLFARHGAAAMAYLTDVLEENPKARGEALRSALSRPREVLAPGWKFNVDRFGDASANLKFFRLKDGTVSEVEP; this is encoded by the coding sequence GTGATAAAACGAGCTATTTTTGCAGCTCTAGCGGTTCTGACGGTAGTCGTCGTCGCGATTATCGCCTTTCGAGTTCCTACGGTCACCGTCGGCGTCGCGATCAACGACAGGGCGGCGCTGTCGGCGTCGGAGGGAGCTATGTTATCGGTGATACAGTCTTACGTCACCTGGTATAACGATCAAAAACGGCCTCTCCGTCTAAAACTGGAGATAGCCACCTACAGGGACGATCCCAACGAGGCCCTGGAGTTCCTGGCCTCCAAGGGGGTCGCCGCGGTGGTGGGGTTTCCCCTCTCCCTTGAGGCGGCCTTCGCCGTCCCTGTAGCGGAGAGGCTTCGGATCCCTGTTCTGTCTCCTGCTGCGTCCTCTTCGACTTTCTCCGGTAAAGAGGACTGGTTTTTCAGGGTGGTGGAGGATAGCCAGGGGGAAGGGGTTCAGATAGGGAGATTTTTAAGCGCTATAGGTGCCTCCAAGGTGGCGGTGTACAGATCTCCCTACAACGACGCCTACGTAAACCAGCTCGTAAACGACATGGAGGAGAACTCTTCTGTCAGAGTTGGTGGTATCTCAAGCTACCCAGGAGGGGCTAACGACCTCTCCGGCGACGCCATTTTGGTCGTGGCCGAGCCCTCCAGAACCTATTGGATTATCCAGGATATCCTTCTTCACTGGCCCCCTGTCCCGGTGGTGTTGGCGAGGTGGTCTCAGGGATCCGACTTTAAAACCTTGCTGGCTGTTCCAGGGGGCTACTTTTTCTTTTCCTCGACCTACGATCCATCGGAGATACCGGACGACCCTTTCACGACGTTTTTGGTGGCAGAACGAGACCTTGACCTTGGCCTGTTCGCCCGACACGGTGCTGCCGCCATGGCCTATCTCACCGATGTCCTGGAGGAGAACCCTAAGGCCAGAGGAGAGGCTCTGAGGTCCGCTCTCTCCCGTCCGAGGGAGGTTCTGGCCCCTGGGTGGAAATTCAACGTAGATCGCTTCGGCGATGCCTCTGCGAACCTGAAGTTCTTTCGTCTCAAGGATGGAACGGTATCGGAGGTGGAGCCATGA
- a CDS encoding HD-GYP domain-containing protein encodes MKIRSLKSYGRHLIAVMAALVVAGSSLAFWRTWVVAVQNYDSAVVDQFDYLSLFLDDKLRGYQKAVQFWGFTGISMEAEQFMMSFPEIRGLLLSDRKGTIRWSNLPYVQGGMVIPSEMLSGKWIPSSLFGDVSSPGLIISVPIPSGWLICEIDSYRLLSSIRIRAKEDTAMALVSSAGQVLYSWSPDLPVPIGSVLPRALLAERSQNLDLSIGRARAFSRMLVGGLFLVSVYPESVLFQVSAVQALSVALLILVGSGLFLVIFWRGYERVSSSFSRWVQFLFGASERVNLCDNSLEMSEYLVDFDHQMGALEPSFTEEGDLRDAFGILLRTLSDKEETLMAYLEETKAMEDSLRMTNADLELAMGQLENILCLAQGVTDGRTLQGMASNMAENLKKTFRCSFSALVALNRGVPYIWGEAGNRSRSLSLDKLSFRDKKICDESRTLIVPVHFMDKVAGYVVMEGCGEYSQERVSEVLRRFALTLGGLLHANELLTEVRSSFHYFALRMQAFTEIYHEETGGHIARVGEYAAFIARELGRDEAYVEDIRVYAQLHDLGKVRVSRDILTKPGALTEDEFREMKRHAPYGADMLGDSAWLEMARNICRYHHERWDGSGYPEGLSGEAIPLEGRIVSLCDVYDALREERSYKPAFSHEEASRIILKGDGRVMPGHFDPEVLDIFRVNGDFFRDIHVSIADNHQVDRQSV; translated from the coding sequence ATGAAGATTCGGTCCTTAAAGAGCTACGGTCGCCACCTGATAGCGGTCATGGCCGCCCTCGTCGTCGCCGGATCGTCTCTGGCTTTCTGGAGGACATGGGTGGTAGCGGTTCAAAACTACGATTCAGCTGTGGTCGATCAGTTTGATTATCTGTCTTTGTTTCTGGACGATAAGCTGAGAGGCTATCAAAAGGCCGTTCAGTTCTGGGGTTTTACGGGTATCAGCATGGAGGCGGAGCAGTTCATGATGTCCTTTCCCGAGATCCGGGGGCTTCTGCTGTCCGACAGAAAAGGTACAATACGATGGAGCAACCTGCCCTACGTCCAGGGAGGAATGGTTATCCCAAGTGAGATGTTATCGGGGAAGTGGATTCCGTCGTCCCTTTTCGGGGACGTATCGTCCCCAGGGCTTATAATATCCGTCCCTATTCCATCGGGATGGCTCATATGCGAGATAGATAGCTATCGACTGCTCAGCTCCATAAGGATAAGGGCGAAAGAGGACACCGCTATGGCTTTAGTATCCAGCGCTGGCCAGGTCCTGTATAGTTGGAGTCCCGACCTGCCGGTCCCTATAGGGTCGGTGCTACCTAGAGCGCTGTTGGCGGAGAGAAGCCAGAATTTAGACCTGTCCATAGGTAGGGCCCGCGCCTTTTCCAGGATGTTGGTCGGAGGGCTGTTCCTCGTCTCTGTGTATCCTGAGTCCGTGCTTTTCCAGGTCTCCGCCGTGCAGGCTCTGTCGGTGGCGTTGCTTATCCTGGTAGGCTCAGGCCTGTTTTTGGTCATATTCTGGAGAGGTTACGAGAGGGTCTCCAGCTCTTTCAGCCGATGGGTCCAGTTTCTCTTTGGAGCATCGGAGAGGGTAAACCTCTGCGATAACTCCCTTGAGATGTCCGAGTACCTGGTCGACTTTGACCATCAGATGGGAGCGCTGGAGCCCTCTTTCACCGAGGAAGGGGATCTGAGGGACGCTTTCGGCATACTCCTTCGGACCTTGAGCGACAAGGAAGAGACCCTTATGGCCTATCTGGAAGAGACCAAGGCCATGGAGGATAGCCTCAGGATGACAAACGCGGACCTTGAGCTCGCCATGGGCCAGCTGGAGAACATCCTCTGCCTAGCCCAGGGAGTTACCGATGGAAGGACCCTTCAGGGAATGGCTTCAAACATGGCGGAAAACCTCAAAAAGACCTTCCGGTGCAGCTTTTCCGCCCTAGTGGCTCTGAACAGAGGGGTTCCCTATATCTGGGGCGAGGCGGGAAATAGGTCTAGATCCCTTTCCCTCGATAAGCTGTCCTTCAGGGACAAAAAAATCTGTGACGAAAGCCGAACCCTCATAGTTCCCGTTCATTTTATGGATAAAGTGGCGGGCTACGTGGTTATGGAGGGCTGTGGGGAATACTCCCAGGAAAGGGTCAGCGAGGTCCTTCGGAGGTTCGCCCTCACCTTAGGTGGCCTCTTGCACGCCAACGAACTCCTGACGGAGGTCAGGTCCTCTTTCCATTATTTTGCCCTCAGGATGCAGGCTTTTACGGAGATATACCACGAGGAGACCGGAGGACATATCGCCAGGGTGGGAGAATACGCCGCTTTTATCGCCAGGGAGCTCGGCAGGGACGAAGCCTACGTGGAGGACATAAGGGTATACGCCCAGTTGCACGACTTGGGAAAGGTCAGGGTGAGCAGGGATATCCTTACGAAACCGGGTGCTCTGACGGAGGATGAGTTCAGGGAGATGAAGAGGCACGCTCCCTACGGTGCCGATATGCTAGGGGATTCTGCCTGGCTCGAGATGGCCAGAAATATCTGCCGCTACCATCACGAAAGATGGGATGGGTCCGGTTATCCCGAAGGTCTTTCAGGGGAGGCCATTCCCCTCGAAGGGAGAATAGTCTCTCTATGCGATGTTTACGATGCTCTGAGGGAGGAGAGAAGCTACAAGCCCGCCTTCTCCCACGAGGAGGCCAGCAGGATAATTCTAAAGGGAGACGGTCGGGTTATGCCAGGGCATTTTGACCCTGAGGTGCTCGATATCTTTAGGGTAAACGGCGACTTTTTCAGGGATATCCATGTCTCAATCGCCGACAATCATCAGGTGGATCGACAATCAGTATAA